The following proteins are encoded in a genomic region of Oncorhynchus gorbuscha isolate QuinsamMale2020 ecotype Even-year linkage group LG11, OgorEven_v1.0, whole genome shotgun sequence:
- the LOC124048090 gene encoding heparan sulfate glucosamine 3-O-sulfotransferase 6-like isoform X2 yields MAAFHHSNPTDRDIRRVLQKLLIMLSLGIICVSLFYFLAGCCESDIRENSISQRPASEFLLSGWYHDRNGTLYKDVVMVQNEDGYPVAGERSTITPVLETNNSVKDLMATRRLPQALIIGVKKGGTRALLEFLRLHPDIRALGSEPHFFDRHYARGLDWSMMPRALDGQVVMEKTPRYFVTVETPGRVHSMSHDVKLIVVVRDPVTRAISDYTQIISKTPHIPAFETLAFKNRTNGEIDSLWSPLWIGLYAQHLERWLAWFPRAQIHLVSGEGLISDPAGELGKVQDFLGLQRIVTDKHFYFNKTKGFPCLKKPEGSSKPHCLGKTKGRTHASIDPEVIQRLREFYRPHNQRFYQMTGQNFGWQ; encoded by the exons ATGGCAGCTTTTCACCACAGCAACCCAACGGACAGGGACATCAGGAGGGTTCTCCAAAAACTTCTAATCATGCTCTCTCTGGGAATAATCTGTGTCTCTCTTTTCTACTTCCTCGCGGGATGCTGCGAGTCCGACATAAGGGAAAACTCCATCTCTCAAAGACCCGCCAGTGAGTTTCTTTTATCAGGATGGTATCATGACAGAAACGGGACGTTGTATAAGGACGTTGTAATGGTACAGAATGAAGATGGATACCCAGTAGCCGGCGAGAGGAGCACAATAACTCCGGTTTTGGAGACGAATAACTCGGTTAAAGATTTGATGGCGACACGGCGGTTACCCCAAGCCCTCATTATAGGGGTAAAGAAGGGTGGCACGAGGGCTCTTTTGGAGTTTCTCAGGCTGCACCCGGACATCCGCGCGCTGGGCTCTGAACCGCACTTCTTTGACCGGCATTACGCACGAGGTTTGGACTG GAGTATGATGCCCAGGGCCTTGGATGGCCAGGTTGTCATGGAGAAGACTCCACGTTATTTTGTTACCGTGGAGACCCCGGGGCGTGTACACTCCATGTCGCATGACGTGAAGCTGATTGTGGTGGTCCGAGACCCTGTGACCCGGGCCATCTCTGACTACACCCAGATCATCTCCAAGACCCCCCACATCCCCGCCTTCGAGACCCTCGCCTTCAAGAACCGCACCAATG GTGAGATCGACTCTCTGTGGAGCCCTCTATGGATCGGACTGTATGCCCAGCACCTGGAGCGTTGGCTGGCCTGGTTCCCCCGGGCACAGATCCATCTGGTCAGTGGGGAGGGCCTCATCTCCGACCCAGCCGGAGAACTAGGAAAGGTCCAGGACTTTCTGGGCCTTCAGAGGATTGTGACGGACAAGCACTTCTACTTCAATAAGACTAAAGGTTTCCCCTGCCTGAAGAAACCGGAGGGCAGCAGCAAGCCCCATTGCCTGGGGAAGACTAAAGGCAGGACACACGCCTCCATTGATCCGGAAGTGATCCAGAGACTGAGGGAGTTCTATAGGCCGCACAACCAGCGGTTCTATCAGATGACTGGCCAGAACTTTGGATGGCAATGA
- the LOC124048090 gene encoding heparan sulfate glucosamine 3-O-sulfotransferase 6-like isoform X1, producing MAAFHHSNPTDRDIRRVLQKLLIMLSLGIICVSLFYFLAGCCESDIRENSISQRPASEFLLSGWYHDRNGTLYKDVVMVQNEDGYPVAGERSTITPVLETNNSVKDLMATRRLPQALIIGVKKGGTRALLEFLRLHPDIRALGSEPHFFDRHYARGLDWYRSMMPRALDGQVVMEKTPRYFVTVETPGRVHSMSHDVKLIVVVRDPVTRAISDYTQIISKTPHIPAFETLAFKNRTNGEIDSLWSPLWIGLYAQHLERWLAWFPRAQIHLVSGEGLISDPAGELGKVQDFLGLQRIVTDKHFYFNKTKGFPCLKKPEGSSKPHCLGKTKGRTHASIDPEVIQRLREFYRPHNQRFYQMTGQNFGWQ from the exons ATGGCAGCTTTTCACCACAGCAACCCAACGGACAGGGACATCAGGAGGGTTCTCCAAAAACTTCTAATCATGCTCTCTCTGGGAATAATCTGTGTCTCTCTTTTCTACTTCCTCGCGGGATGCTGCGAGTCCGACATAAGGGAAAACTCCATCTCTCAAAGACCCGCCAGTGAGTTTCTTTTATCAGGATGGTATCATGACAGAAACGGGACGTTGTATAAGGACGTTGTAATGGTACAGAATGAAGATGGATACCCAGTAGCCGGCGAGAGGAGCACAATAACTCCGGTTTTGGAGACGAATAACTCGGTTAAAGATTTGATGGCGACACGGCGGTTACCCCAAGCCCTCATTATAGGGGTAAAGAAGGGTGGCACGAGGGCTCTTTTGGAGTTTCTCAGGCTGCACCCGGACATCCGCGCGCTGGGCTCTGAACCGCACTTCTTTGACCGGCATTACGCACGAGGTTTGGACTGGTACAG GAGTATGATGCCCAGGGCCTTGGATGGCCAGGTTGTCATGGAGAAGACTCCACGTTATTTTGTTACCGTGGAGACCCCGGGGCGTGTACACTCCATGTCGCATGACGTGAAGCTGATTGTGGTGGTCCGAGACCCTGTGACCCGGGCCATCTCTGACTACACCCAGATCATCTCCAAGACCCCCCACATCCCCGCCTTCGAGACCCTCGCCTTCAAGAACCGCACCAATG GTGAGATCGACTCTCTGTGGAGCCCTCTATGGATCGGACTGTATGCCCAGCACCTGGAGCGTTGGCTGGCCTGGTTCCCCCGGGCACAGATCCATCTGGTCAGTGGGGAGGGCCTCATCTCCGACCCAGCCGGAGAACTAGGAAAGGTCCAGGACTTTCTGGGCCTTCAGAGGATTGTGACGGACAAGCACTTCTACTTCAATAAGACTAAAGGTTTCCCCTGCCTGAAGAAACCGGAGGGCAGCAGCAAGCCCCATTGCCTGGGGAAGACTAAAGGCAGGACACACGCCTCCATTGATCCGGAAGTGATCCAGAGACTGAGGGAGTTCTATAGGCCGCACAACCAGCGGTTCTATCAGATGACTGGCCAGAACTTTGGATGGCAATGA